One genomic window of Paraburkholderia acidiphila includes the following:
- a CDS encoding glycosyltransferase encodes MNVLHVYRTYFPDPPGGLQEAIRQICLATRARGANPRIFTLSPEPQPREVVYPEGPVLRSRSWAAPASCDLGGLDALRQYRELAAWADVLHFHFPWPFGDVLRLLGDRRKPAVMTYHSDVVRQRALGYVYGPVMRRMLASMSAVVATSPAYAKSSPILTGLVAPERVRVIPLGIADYASGKDAGADRDVLARLPLDGRPYFLSLGVLRYYKGLHTLIEAASSIPAQLVIAGSGPEMSRLRALAEQRGATNVIFAGQVSDAEKIALLEGCRGLVLSSQLRSEAFGMVLVEAAMFGKPLVCCEIGSGTSYVNEHGVTGYVVRPEAPDELAGAVNALLNDEPRAREMGAAARERYERLFSDEALGSSYVSLYEDVLAGKPRRV; translated from the coding sequence ATGAATGTGCTTCACGTGTATCGCACGTACTTTCCGGATCCGCCGGGCGGCCTTCAGGAGGCGATCCGCCAGATCTGTCTCGCGACGCGCGCGCGCGGTGCGAATCCGCGCATTTTCACGCTGTCCCCCGAGCCGCAGCCGCGCGAGGTGGTCTACCCGGAAGGTCCAGTGCTGCGCTCGAGGTCGTGGGCCGCGCCGGCTTCGTGCGACCTGGGCGGGCTCGACGCGCTGCGTCAGTATCGTGAGCTTGCGGCGTGGGCGGATGTCCTGCACTTTCATTTTCCGTGGCCGTTCGGAGATGTGTTGCGGCTGCTGGGCGATCGCAGGAAGCCCGCTGTTATGACCTACCATTCGGACGTCGTGCGGCAGCGCGCGCTTGGCTATGTCTATGGCCCGGTGATGCGCCGGATGCTCGCGTCGATGTCGGCGGTAGTTGCCACGTCGCCTGCCTATGCGAAGTCGAGCCCGATTTTGACGGGACTTGTGGCGCCAGAACGCGTGCGTGTGATTCCACTGGGTATCGCGGACTACGCATCGGGCAAGGACGCGGGCGCGGATCGGGATGTGCTGGCGCGACTGCCGCTCGACGGGCGGCCGTATTTCCTGTCGTTGGGCGTATTGCGGTATTACAAGGGACTGCACACGCTGATTGAGGCGGCGTCTTCGATCCCCGCGCAGTTGGTGATCGCCGGATCCGGGCCCGAGATGTCGCGCCTGCGAGCGCTGGCCGAGCAGCGTGGTGCGACGAACGTGATCTTCGCGGGGCAGGTGTCTGACGCGGAGAAAATTGCTTTGCTCGAGGGATGCCGCGGGCTGGTGCTGTCCTCGCAGTTGCGCTCGGAGGCATTCGGCATGGTGCTCGTCGAGGCGGCGATGTTCGGCAAGCCGCTGGTCTGCTGCGAGATCGGTTCGGGTACGTCGTACGTCAACGAGCACGGCGTCACCGGGTATGTCGTGCGGCCGGAAGCGCCGGACGAATTGGCGGGCGCTGTCAATGCGCTATTGAATGACGAACCCCGCGCGCGGGAGATGGGCGCAGCCGCGCGGGAGCGATATGAGCGGCTCTTCTCGGACGAGGCGTTGGGGAGCAGTTATGTTTCCCTATATGAGGATGTCCTGGCCGGGAAGCCCCGGCGCGTCTGA
- a CDS encoding NAD-dependent epimerase/dehydratase family protein: MTQRIVLTGANGFVGQAVSRLLLARGDAVTGIVRRPGTVVDGVQAWLLDSDDFGEIETRWPDALRCDTVIHLAARVHVMRDRAIDPLAAYRETNVAGTLRVARAARRAGARRFVFVSSIKAVGESSAGREPISELVPPAPIDPYGISKLEAERALTEFGSRSGLEVTIVRPPLVYGPGVRANFLQLMNAIAKGVPLPLGAVQARRSMVYVDNLADALVHCATDRRAAGTLFHVTDGHDLSVVELARMLGWQLHVPARFISIPPQLLRLAGRVTGRSAQIARLLDELRVDSSHITEVLGWRAPYTVEQGLLETAAWYRATH; this comes from the coding sequence ATGACCCAACGGATAGTCTTAACCGGTGCGAACGGCTTTGTCGGCCAGGCGGTGTCGCGTCTCCTGCTTGCAAGAGGCGACGCGGTAACGGGCATTGTCCGGCGGCCGGGTACGGTAGTCGACGGCGTCCAGGCGTGGCTGCTCGATAGCGACGATTTCGGCGAAATCGAAACCCGCTGGCCGGACGCGTTGCGCTGCGACACGGTCATTCACCTGGCTGCCCGCGTTCACGTCATGCGCGACCGCGCCATTGATCCGCTCGCGGCTTACCGGGAAACGAACGTCGCCGGCACGTTGCGGGTGGCGCGTGCCGCGCGTCGCGCAGGCGCCCGCCGTTTCGTCTTTGTCAGCAGCATCAAGGCTGTGGGCGAATCGAGCGCCGGGCGGGAGCCGATTAGTGAACTGGTGCCGCCCGCTCCAATCGATCCCTATGGCATCTCGAAGCTCGAAGCCGAGCGTGCGCTAACCGAATTCGGCAGTCGATCCGGCCTAGAGGTGACAATCGTGCGTCCACCCCTTGTCTATGGGCCGGGCGTGCGCGCCAACTTCCTGCAACTCATGAACGCGATCGCGAAAGGCGTTCCGTTGCCGCTGGGCGCTGTCCAGGCGCGCCGTAGCATGGTGTACGTCGATAACCTCGCTGATGCGCTGGTGCATTGCGCAACCGACCGGCGCGCCGCAGGCACCTTGTTTCACGTGACCGACGGCCACGACCTCTCGGTGGTGGAACTTGCCCGCATGCTTGGATGGCAACTGCACGTGCCGGCCCGATTTATCTCGATTCCGCCTCAACTGCTGCGCCTGGCCGGCCGCGTGACGGGGCGATCAGCGCAAATCGCCCGTCTGCTCGACGAGCTGCGCGTGGACAGCAGCCACATTACCGAGGTACTGGGCTGGCGTGCGCCCTATACGGTCGAGCAGGGGCTGCTGGAAACGGCCGCGTGGTACCGCGCCACGCACTGA
- a CDS encoding MraY family glycosyltransferase, giving the protein MISGSILHVTGSAVLAFCLCALVLWALLKTGIAWRLATDIPNERSLHTRPTPRVGGWGIVPVIAVFMAVMAPSLWLTAAAFAMLAALSQIDDRRGLPVGVRFGAHIAAVAALVAFYPAPVPSWALVVIGLLMVWLVNLYNFMDGSDGLAGGMALFGFGGYAIAALTSARPELQLAVASALAAGAAGGFLLFNFHPARIFLGDAGSIPLGFLAGALGYWGWRDGVWPVWFPALIFSPFIVDASVTLARRLLRGEKVWQAHREHYYQRMVQMGCGHALTARIWYSFMAAGIILAIAARNLAPVQQWLTVVVWAAVLGAAGMYIDRRWRRYRSRLVQT; this is encoded by the coding sequence ATGATTTCCGGTTCGATCCTGCATGTCACGGGCAGCGCGGTTCTCGCTTTTTGCCTTTGCGCGCTCGTGCTCTGGGCGCTGCTCAAGACGGGCATTGCCTGGCGCCTTGCCACCGATATTCCAAACGAACGCTCGCTTCACACGCGCCCGACGCCGCGCGTGGGCGGCTGGGGCATCGTCCCGGTCATCGCGGTGTTCATGGCGGTCATGGCGCCGTCTCTCTGGCTGACCGCGGCGGCCTTTGCGATGCTCGCGGCGCTTTCCCAAATCGACGATCGGCGCGGCCTGCCAGTCGGCGTGCGGTTCGGCGCGCACATTGCGGCCGTCGCGGCGCTCGTCGCGTTCTATCCGGCGCCGGTGCCCTCGTGGGCGCTCGTCGTTATCGGCTTGCTGATGGTGTGGCTCGTCAATCTCTACAACTTCATGGACGGATCCGACGGTCTCGCCGGTGGTATGGCCCTCTTTGGATTCGGTGGATACGCGATCGCGGCACTGACGTCGGCGCGCCCGGAGTTGCAACTCGCGGTGGCCAGCGCGCTGGCTGCGGGCGCCGCTGGCGGCTTTCTGTTGTTCAATTTTCATCCAGCCCGAATTTTTCTCGGGGACGCCGGCTCGATTCCGCTGGGTTTTCTTGCCGGGGCGCTCGGCTATTGGGGCTGGCGTGACGGCGTTTGGCCGGTCTGGTTTCCGGCACTCATTTTTTCTCCGTTCATTGTGGACGCGTCGGTCACGCTGGCGCGTCGCTTGCTGCGGGGCGAAAAGGTCTGGCAGGCGCACCGCGAGCACTACTACCAGAGGATGGTACAGATGGGGTGCGGCCACGCCCTGACGGCGCGCATTTGGTATTCGTTTATGGCAGCGGGCATAATACTGGCTATCGCAGCAAGGAATCTTGCACCCGTCCAGCAATGGCTGACGGTGGTCGTGTGGGCGGCAGTACTCGGGGCAGCCGGAATGTATATCGACAGGCGCTGGCGCAGGTACCGGTCCCGCCTTGTGCAAACCTGA
- a CDS encoding polysaccharide biosynthesis protein → MKKFKARWLSIGAFAFDLCAVIAAWLMAYVIRFNGPVPFPYMHSGLRALVFVLIAYAVTFRSYGLYRGMWVFASLPDLVRIAKAVGMGALAVVIGTALLQPQPIVPRSVWVVSPMLLFLIMGGSRALYRSAKEFYRYGGLVGQGKPVFVIGAGTAGANLVRELKRSGEWRLVGLLDDDPVKLGRELYGYRVLGTINDLHRLSAQMKVEHVIIAVPSASPEVHRRIATLCVRACVKALTLPALTALGEEQATLARVRRIDLEDLLGREPVHIETAHVDSLLKSRVVMVTGAGGSIGSELCRQIMGFGPAQLVALDSSEFALYRLNEELRESYPEVEVLPAIGDVKDSLVLDRIMETYRPHIVFHAAAYKHVPLMEELNAWQAVRNNVLGTYRVARAAIRHDVARFVLISTDKAVNPTNVMGASKRLAEMVCSALQQSAGNRTRFEIVRFGNVLGSAGSVIPKFQEQIARGGPVTVTHPEITRFFMTIPEASQLVLQASSMGEGGEIFILDMGQPVRIADLAHDLIRLYGFTQEQIHVVFTGLRPGEKLYEELLADDETTTRTPHPKLRIARARDVPADLLEQLLPWLMQLRVVSDDQVRRDLHRWVPEYQMPASVPLRSVASKTGIS, encoded by the coding sequence ATGAAAAAATTTAAAGCCCGCTGGCTTTCGATTGGCGCATTTGCGTTCGATCTGTGTGCTGTCATTGCCGCATGGCTAATGGCATACGTAATCCGGTTCAATGGTCCGGTTCCGTTCCCGTATATGCACAGCGGGCTTCGTGCACTGGTCTTCGTCCTGATCGCGTACGCGGTGACGTTTCGCAGTTACGGCCTCTATCGCGGCATGTGGGTTTTCGCCAGCCTGCCGGACCTCGTGCGCATCGCCAAGGCTGTTGGCATGGGAGCACTTGCTGTCGTGATCGGCACTGCGCTGCTTCAGCCTCAGCCTATCGTGCCTCGCTCCGTGTGGGTCGTGTCACCCATGTTGCTGTTCCTGATCATGGGCGGTTCACGTGCGCTTTATCGCAGCGCCAAGGAGTTCTACCGCTACGGTGGCCTTGTCGGGCAGGGCAAGCCGGTTTTCGTGATCGGCGCGGGCACCGCCGGAGCGAATCTCGTGCGCGAACTGAAGCGCTCCGGCGAGTGGCGTCTCGTCGGTCTTCTCGATGACGACCCCGTCAAACTGGGGCGCGAGCTCTACGGTTATCGTGTGCTGGGCACGATCAACGATCTGCATCGTTTGAGCGCCCAAATGAAGGTCGAGCACGTGATCATCGCCGTGCCTTCGGCTTCGCCCGAAGTGCATCGCCGGATCGCGACGCTGTGCGTGCGCGCCTGCGTCAAGGCGCTGACGCTGCCCGCGCTGACGGCACTTGGCGAAGAGCAGGCTACGCTTGCGCGCGTGCGCCGGATCGATCTCGAAGACCTGCTGGGCCGCGAGCCCGTGCACATCGAGACGGCTCACGTCGACTCGCTGTTGAAGTCCCGCGTGGTCATGGTGACGGGAGCAGGCGGTTCGATCGGCTCTGAACTGTGCCGTCAGATCATGGGCTTTGGTCCTGCGCAGCTCGTGGCGCTGGACAGTTCCGAATTCGCGCTCTACCGGCTGAACGAGGAACTGCGCGAGAGCTATCCCGAAGTCGAAGTGCTTCCCGCGATTGGCGACGTCAAGGATTCGCTCGTGCTCGACCGGATCATGGAGACGTACAGGCCGCACATTGTTTTCCACGCTGCCGCGTACAAGCACGTGCCGCTGATGGAAGAGCTCAATGCGTGGCAGGCCGTGCGCAACAATGTGCTGGGCACATATCGTGTGGCGCGCGCGGCGATTCGGCATGACGTAGCGCGATTCGTGTTGATTTCGACCGACAAGGCCGTCAATCCGACCAACGTGATGGGCGCAAGCAAGCGGCTCGCAGAGATGGTCTGCTCGGCGCTCCAGCAAAGCGCGGGGAATCGCACGCGCTTCGAGATCGTACGGTTCGGCAACGTGCTCGGCAGTGCGGGCAGCGTGATTCCGAAGTTTCAGGAGCAGATCGCGCGCGGCGGCCCGGTGACGGTGACGCACCCGGAGATCACCCGCTTTTTCATGACGATCCCCGAGGCATCGCAACTGGTCCTCCAGGCATCCAGCATGGGCGAAGGTGGCGAGATTTTCATCCTCGACATGGGGCAGCCCGTACGGATCGCGGATCTGGCCCACGACCTGATCCGTTTGTACGGCTTCACGCAGGAGCAGATTCACGTAGTATTCACGGGCTTGCGACCAGGCGAGAAGCTCTATGAAGAGCTCCTCGCCGACGACGAGACGACGACGCGCACACCGCACCCGAAGCTTCGCATCGCGCGTGCTCGCGACGTGCCGGCAGACTTGCTGGAGCAGCTTCTGCCGTGGCTGATGCAGTTGCGCGTGGTTAGCGACGATCAGGTGCGTCGGGACCTGCACCGCTGGGTGCCGGAGTATCAGATGCCGGCGTCAGTGCCGCTGCGCAGCGTTGCGTCCAAGACCGGCATTTCATAA
- a CDS encoding sulfotransferase family 2 domain-containing protein: MRPRPAFHNAAWPARPRGDAGVFIQGCGATPRALHKQQEQLMTVDIAVIGALYERYLGRTPDPQGLQHFQAFNSADDVERAIVGSDEFRSNGGLLSIPDMPVAWKICILEKAKLIFVPIAKNAHTSILTALLKARGIDWRTLPIQDDLDAKHGTDDDKIHAALAGNNTGLLLKDLSPGRADEIMKDPEYLRVAVFRDPLDRIVSACNHFFVQELDNPMAQRHSQQIVEIFGSAPDGESNLCEYWLRRLMKFLMTNKHVAPDAHWMPQYEYIRALKIDHIVPIERLDVLEKMVAARSGERLDIGLLNVRGSGHGKHDAIAKEVREAVEQYYWLDRHFYELGKANIDALERQFDERK, translated from the coding sequence TTGCGTCCAAGACCGGCATTTCATAACGCGGCGTGGCCAGCGCGGCCGCGAGGCGACGCCGGCGTATTCATTCAAGGGTGCGGGGCCACTCCCCGAGCACTTCACAAGCAGCAGGAACAGTTGATGACCGTCGATATAGCAGTCATAGGCGCCCTCTATGAGCGGTACCTGGGCCGTACGCCCGACCCGCAAGGATTGCAGCACTTCCAGGCATTCAACTCGGCCGATGACGTCGAGCGCGCGATCGTCGGCTCGGACGAATTCAGAAGCAACGGCGGTTTGCTCAGCATTCCCGACATGCCGGTGGCGTGGAAAATCTGCATTCTGGAAAAGGCGAAGCTGATCTTCGTGCCGATAGCCAAGAATGCCCATACGTCCATCCTCACAGCGCTGCTGAAAGCCCGGGGCATCGATTGGCGGACCCTGCCGATTCAGGATGATCTCGACGCGAAGCACGGCACCGATGACGACAAGATTCATGCCGCTCTCGCGGGCAACAATACGGGGCTACTGCTGAAGGACCTGTCGCCGGGCCGCGCGGACGAAATCATGAAGGACCCCGAATATCTTCGCGTCGCCGTGTTCCGCGATCCGCTTGACCGGATCGTCAGCGCCTGCAACCACTTCTTCGTGCAGGAACTGGACAATCCGATGGCGCAACGCCATTCGCAACAGATCGTCGAGATCTTCGGGAGCGCCCCGGATGGTGAAAGCAATCTGTGTGAGTACTGGTTGCGCCGGCTGATGAAGTTCCTCATGACAAACAAGCACGTCGCGCCGGATGCACACTGGATGCCGCAATACGAATACATCCGGGCGTTGAAGATCGATCACATCGTGCCGATCGAGCGTCTCGATGTGCTGGAAAAGATGGTCGCCGCACGCAGCGGCGAGCGCCTCGACATCGGGCTGCTCAACGTGCGTGGGAGCGGCCACGGCAAACACGACGCGATTGCGAAGGAAGTGCGGGAAGCGGTCGAGCAGTACTACTGGCTCGACCGGCACTTCTACGAACTGGGTAAGGCCAATATCGACGCGCTCGAGCGTCAGTTCGACGAGCGAAAGTGA
- a CDS encoding glycosyltransferase, which translates to MKKGVNFFGPYEAKDSIGRVASLNIDCLNASALPFDVYLLSRPSPSQVVEYATIDDRLLASLKHKVNLFHFNARRVPLYFSRLGEGSLNGFYNIGYWVHEMQTIPAQWARQLEFFDEIWTPSALCQAAIARSANIPVVKIPYPIETRGITPRIQARRAGKHFDTFNFLTIFDVYSDAERKNPLFTIRAFLEQFAQDHSVRLTVKVKNLKYDPLLSKKLGEIVECHSNIELMDRHLEDSEMAALYDDVDVYVSLHRAEGFGLTISDAMSRGIPVMVTGYSGNMEFCDASDTRLVAYDLCPVGHNRPRYRSDDLWAEPSMGDATRAFADMVVNYGQWLTKAEHARSRVDRDFSVDAIGKQMHERIELINQNFEFADDMTDRSIDVDVGIVNTYGF; encoded by the coding sequence ATGAAAAAGGGCGTCAACTTCTTTGGGCCGTATGAAGCGAAGGACAGCATTGGGCGTGTCGCCTCGCTCAATATCGACTGTCTGAACGCGTCCGCGCTGCCTTTCGACGTCTATCTGCTGTCCCGGCCGTCGCCGTCGCAAGTCGTCGAGTACGCCACCATCGACGACCGTCTGCTCGCATCGCTGAAACACAAGGTCAATCTCTTTCATTTCAACGCGCGCCGGGTTCCGCTCTATTTTTCCCGGCTCGGCGAAGGCTCGCTGAATGGTTTTTACAACATCGGCTACTGGGTCCACGAAATGCAGACCATTCCCGCGCAATGGGCGCGGCAACTCGAATTCTTCGACGAGATCTGGACGCCATCGGCACTGTGCCAGGCGGCAATCGCCCGCTCCGCCAATATTCCGGTCGTCAAGATCCCTTATCCGATCGAAACTCGCGGCATTACGCCGAGAATTCAGGCGAGGCGCGCCGGCAAGCACTTCGACACGTTCAATTTTCTGACGATCTTCGATGTGTACAGCGATGCAGAGAGAAAGAATCCGTTATTCACTATTCGAGCCTTCCTTGAACAATTCGCTCAAGACCATTCGGTGCGTCTGACGGTCAAGGTCAAGAACCTCAAATACGATCCGCTGCTTTCGAAGAAGCTGGGCGAGATCGTCGAATGCCATTCGAATATCGAATTGATGGACCGCCATCTCGAGGACTCCGAAATGGCGGCTTTGTACGACGACGTCGATGTCTACGTCTCGCTGCATCGGGCGGAAGGCTTCGGATTGACGATCTCCGATGCAATGAGCCGTGGTATTCCTGTCATGGTGACCGGCTACTCTGGAAACATGGAGTTCTGCGACGCCTCCGATACGCGCCTCGTGGCCTACGATCTGTGCCCGGTTGGTCACAACCGGCCGCGCTATCGCAGCGACGACCTGTGGGCCGAACCCAGTATGGGGGACGCCACGCGCGCGTTCGCCGACATGGTGGTGAACTACGGGCAGTGGTTGACGAAAGCGGAGCATGCGCGCAGCCGCGTCGATCGCGATTTTTCCGTCGATGCAATCGGCAAGCAGATGCACGAACGCATCGAGCTGATCAATCAAAACTTTGAGTTTGCAGATGACATGACCGATCGGTCGATTGACGTAGACGTCGGTATTGTCAACACGTACGGATTCTAG
- a CDS encoding histidine phosphatase family protein, which yields MELYLLRHGASTANEQRLVCGAEDFPLSQTGVAQASKVCRYLERIAFTRIYTSSLTRARSTIAPLVNPRCTVRVEQEIVELNTGAYSHWTLDKLWAMDARYQRPWLTPDLSYPQGECFREMVSRITGWFDRESRVWEQDETVLVVGHEGTLRSILLRLLGLDLSDYPDFPIGNCDLLNATIAPGHATTYRHIPLTSLADPS from the coding sequence GTGGAACTGTATCTACTACGGCATGGGGCAAGCACCGCCAACGAGCAGCGTCTCGTCTGTGGCGCCGAGGATTTCCCGCTGTCGCAAACGGGCGTTGCTCAGGCCAGCAAGGTTTGCCGCTATTTGGAGCGCATTGCGTTTACGCGTATCTACACGTCGTCGCTTACGAGAGCTCGAAGCACGATTGCGCCGCTCGTGAACCCGCGCTGCACCGTTCGCGTCGAGCAGGAGATTGTCGAGCTGAATACCGGGGCGTATAGCCATTGGACGCTTGATAAGCTGTGGGCAATGGACGCCCGTTATCAACGACCCTGGCTCACGCCCGATTTGAGTTATCCGCAAGGGGAGTGCTTTCGCGAGATGGTCTCGCGCATCACGGGCTGGTTCGACCGCGAATCGCGGGTATGGGAGCAGGACGAGACAGTCCTGGTAGTGGGTCATGAGGGCACGCTGCGCTCGATCCTCCTGCGGCTTCTAGGGCTGGATTTGAGCGACTACCCGGATTTTCCCATTGGCAACTGCGACCTGCTGAATGCGACCATTGCGCCGGGGCATGCGACGACTTACCGGCACATCCCATTGACGAGTCTGGCCGACCCATCATGA